One part of the Deltaproteobacteria bacterium genome encodes these proteins:
- a CDS encoding IPT/TIG domain-containing protein: MKLHTLPTLSLALLLGLALGGCGDCGGGKTDGGNPDATVDGGTPDGGDDGGLPDGGDDGGMPDGGDDGGTDAGPPPFQIDRVMPARGPSAGGNRVTLSGRGFVFPFARLGEGVESQTAVLFGSNTAIEFTVVDDDTLEVFAPPGLVGARDIVVQNPNGEARCEGCYTYYTPVRADSLAPGESPVSGGALLALSGDGLVPGSRVLVGDRSAIDVQVQDPRLLTFIAPPAAGPGPVDVVVFNENGRATLRRSLHYFVAPRVDRLAPPVGRSTGGTVVQLEGAGLTGTTGVLLGGAPATGLTAIGDTTLLVTTPAGAAGSVVDLTLQHPRGDLTIPGAFTYVDPSDRSLSLLAVQPRRAPLAGGTEVELIGTGLDRPAPQVTFGGLPATGVTLVDGNRLRATVPAGAAVGPVDVQVRNDRGGALLPGALTYYEAVVVSAIDPVTGPDTGGTPVTITGSGFAAGVDLRIGALPVTDLVVVDANTLTATTAAGSPGASDVVVGLGSGLDRLEGVLAGGFTYQGALDLSRVEPERGAQAGGTLVSLYGSGFTTGSQVTFGLRTATVEALLGDAILTVRSPPGAPGLVDVSVSEGAGPALLPDAFQYYDPTNLRGGASGGPMAGTLNITVLDSMAGLPVQDAFVILGADPTTPFQGLTDTRGQITFSDPSLVKATDVTASAAGFASTTVSRVDTRDLTIFITPNEGEPGPPPVFAPPAFVGGSGEDGSLGRVCGFKLPPNRALMPGEREEARVYITSRSSFYLPPFGFPPSFQVVSQDCGTFTMASRAGNVAVYAFYGVASTEIDPTTGETLDSFEPHLMGITRGLEVPAIVPPVCTPNQACPGGFACGKSEFDPENPNDFGYCLCQVDAACGTGEFCNAAGGCQPPLEADVILSMHMDLDVPIRLVNAPQPAAGAIHVTYSYLELGGEGTVYVGEVVNQSDRFDFPRHPRLPGDGFVFLDMATSGGGYPLSLYFRRQIGDLALGVDLGPMQPMTHFISPVPGGSLVGGRVQWAYDGSPEPDLVQIDVEEPGFVPKPLWSIILPGSETSVEVPEQVLTVLRQSPMLQITATTALSPRFDYDHFSYSQLSALSWNSFTLDSQIFVVP; this comes from the coding sequence ATGAAGCTTCACACCCTCCCGACCCTCTCCCTCGCCCTCCTCCTCGGCCTCGCCCTCGGCGGCTGCGGTGACTGCGGCGGCGGCAAGACCGACGGCGGCAACCCGGACGCCACGGTGGACGGCGGGACGCCGGACGGCGGCGACGACGGTGGGCTGCCCGACGGCGGCGACGACGGCGGGATGCCGGACGGCGGCGACGACGGCGGCACCGACGCCGGTCCGCCGCCCTTCCAGATCGACCGGGTGATGCCCGCCCGCGGCCCCTCGGCCGGCGGCAACCGCGTCACCCTCTCCGGCCGCGGCTTCGTCTTCCCCTTCGCCCGCCTCGGGGAGGGGGTCGAGTCCCAGACCGCCGTGCTCTTCGGCTCGAACACCGCCATCGAGTTCACGGTGGTGGACGACGACACCCTCGAGGTCTTCGCCCCTCCGGGGCTGGTCGGCGCCCGGGACATCGTGGTGCAGAACCCCAACGGCGAGGCCCGCTGTGAGGGTTGCTACACCTACTACACCCCCGTGCGGGCCGACTCCCTGGCCCCCGGAGAGTCGCCGGTCAGCGGCGGCGCGCTCCTCGCCCTCTCCGGTGACGGCCTGGTCCCCGGCAGCCGGGTCCTGGTCGGCGATCGCTCGGCCATCGACGTGCAGGTGCAGGATCCCCGCCTGCTGACCTTCATCGCGCCGCCGGCCGCCGGCCCCGGCCCGGTGGACGTGGTGGTCTTCAACGAGAACGGCCGGGCCACCCTCCGGCGCTCGCTCCACTACTTCGTCGCGCCGAGGGTCGACCGCCTGGCGCCCCCGGTGGGCCGCAGCACGGGCGGGACCGTCGTCCAGCTCGAGGGCGCGGGCCTCACCGGCACCACCGGCGTCCTCCTCGGCGGCGCGCCGGCCACCGGCCTGACCGCCATCGGCGACACCACCCTCCTCGTCACCACCCCGGCGGGCGCCGCCGGCAGCGTGGTGGACCTCACCCTCCAGCACCCCCGCGGCGACCTCACGATCCCCGGGGCCTTCACCTACGTCGACCCCTCCGACCGGAGCCTCTCCCTGCTGGCGGTGCAGCCGCGGCGGGCGCCCCTGGCCGGGGGGACCGAGGTCGAGCTGATCGGCACCGGCCTCGATCGGCCCGCGCCCCAGGTGACCTTCGGTGGCCTGCCCGCCACCGGCGTCACCCTCGTCGACGGCAACCGCCTGCGCGCGACCGTGCCCGCCGGCGCGGCCGTCGGCCCGGTGGACGTGCAGGTGCGCAACGACCGCGGCGGCGCCCTCCTCCCCGGCGCGCTCACCTACTACGAGGCCGTCGTGGTCTCGGCCATCGATCCGGTCACCGGCCCGGACACCGGCGGCACCCCGGTGACGATCACCGGCAGCGGCTTCGCGGCCGGCGTCGACCTGCGCATCGGCGCCCTGCCGGTCACCGATCTGGTGGTGGTCGACGCGAACACCCTCACCGCGACCACCGCGGCGGGCAGCCCGGGCGCGTCGGACGTCGTGGTGGGCCTGGGCAGCGGCCTCGATCGCCTCGAGGGCGTGCTGGCCGGCGGCTTCACCTACCAGGGAGCGCTGGACCTCTCCCGGGTCGAGCCCGAGCGCGGGGCCCAGGCCGGCGGGACCCTGGTCTCCCTCTACGGCAGCGGCTTCACCACCGGCTCGCAGGTCACCTTCGGCCTGCGCACCGCCACGGTCGAGGCGCTCCTCGGCGACGCCATCCTCACCGTGCGCAGCCCCCCGGGCGCGCCGGGGCTGGTCGACGTGAGCGTGAGCGAGGGCGCCGGCCCGGCCCTCCTCCCCGACGCCTTCCAGTACTACGACCCCACGAACCTGCGGGGCGGCGCCTCGGGCGGCCCGATGGCCGGCACCCTGAACATCACCGTCCTCGACTCGATGGCCGGCCTGCCCGTGCAGGACGCCTTCGTGATCCTCGGGGCGGATCCCACCACCCCCTTCCAGGGGCTCACCGACACCCGCGGCCAGATCACCTTCTCGGATCCCTCGCTGGTGAAGGCCACCGACGTCACCGCCAGCGCGGCCGGCTTCGCCTCGACGACGGTCAGCCGGGTCGACACCCGCGACCTGACGATCTTCATCACCCCGAACGAGGGTGAGCCGGGGCCGCCGCCGGTCTTCGCGCCGCCGGCCTTCGTGGGCGGCTCGGGCGAGGACGGCTCCCTCGGCCGGGTCTGCGGCTTCAAGCTCCCGCCGAACCGGGCGCTGATGCCCGGCGAGCGCGAGGAGGCGCGGGTCTACATCACCTCGCGCAGCTCCTTCTACCTGCCCCCCTTCGGCTTCCCGCCCAGCTTCCAGGTGGTCAGCCAGGACTGCGGCACCTTCACCATGGCCTCGCGGGCCGGGAACGTCGCGGTCTACGCCTTCTACGGGGTGGCCTCCACCGAGATCGATCCCACCACCGGGGAGACCCTCGACAGCTTCGAGCCCCACCTGATGGGCATCACCCGGGGGCTGGAGGTGCCCGCGATCGTGCCGCCGGTCTGCACCCCGAACCAGGCCTGCCCGGGCGGCTTCGCCTGCGGCAAGTCGGAGTTCGACCCGGAGAACCCGAACGACTTCGGCTACTGCCTCTGCCAGGTCGACGCGGCCTGCGGCACCGGCGAGTTCTGCAACGCGGCCGGCGGCTGCCAGCCTCCCCTGGAGGCGGACGTCATCCTCTCCATGCACATGGACCTCGACGTCCCGATCCGCCTGGTCAACGCGCCCCAGCCGGCCGCCGGCGCCATCCACGTCACCTACTCCTACCTGGAGCTCGGCGGCGAGGGCACGGTCTACGTCGGCGAGGTGGTCAACCAGAGTGACCGCTTCGACTTCCCCCGCCACCCTCGCCTGCCCGGCGACGGCTTCGTCTTCCTCGACATGGCGACCAGCGGCGGCGGCTACCCCCTCTCCCTCTACTTCCGCCGGCAGATCGGCGACCTCGCCCTCGGCGTGGACCTCGGGCCGATGCAGCCGATGACCCACTTCATCTCGCCGGTCCCCGGCGGCAGCCTGGTGGGGGGCCGGGTGCAGTGGGCCTACGACGGCAGCCCCGAGCCCGACCTGGTGCAGATCGACGTCGAGGAGCCCGGCTTCGTGCCCAAGCCCCTCTGGTCGATCATCCTGCCGGGCTCGGAGACCTCGGTGGAGGTGCCCGAGCAGGTGCTCACCGTCCTGCGCCAGTCGCCGATGCTGCAGATCACCGCGACCACCGCGCTCTCGCCGCGCTTCGACTACGACCACTTCTCCTACTCGCAGCTCTCGGCGCTCTCCTGGAACTCCTTCACCCTCGATAGCCAGATCTTCGTCGTTCCATGA
- a CDS encoding PPC domain-containing protein has product MSRALHLLVPVHVLVLVLGFSAGCPRGNGNADGGLDAGPDAGVDAGIPCTDRTGCEDGRVCVEGFCEDCLRDRQCLGTELCNPVIHRCEFIPCFGGDCEAHGDCALGEFCVQGLCRLPAGDPECGTVRACGNDTDCEADERCNEQTLVCELDTGCFSDGACAAGTYCDLGTNTCRQACTAETELEICPDAWNCVSGRCVECSADADCGTGLTCDLLAGRCAAQATCFTDRDCVRPLVCNRATGQCTDEPPPCVSNDDCLPTEVCEIRSGLCVDAECLPDALEPNDLISEAAPVSPGLISNLTLCNQEDDHYLVSLGAGDRVSLTVNPPALSGSNYSARAFDPTGTSVIATGNLQLDFIAAVTGDHPLLVTATDLRGTYSIQLLVSRGIPCEDDGNEPNDGFTAATLLQPGSLFNLQRCASNDDWYEVLLERGRSGTVRLQHDPLEGDLDLSVFDSDGVTLLGRSATADPEEVVNLTTTSAGRAFIQVTGSARSEAAYDLEWVIQ; this is encoded by the coding sequence ATGTCCCGCGCCCTCCACCTCCTCGTACCCGTGCACGTGCTCGTCCTCGTGCTCGGCTTCTCCGCCGGGTGTCCCAGGGGGAATGGGAACGCCGACGGAGGCCTCGACGCCGGCCCCGACGCCGGTGTCGACGCCGGCATCCCCTGCACCGACCGCACCGGCTGCGAGGACGGGCGGGTCTGCGTGGAGGGCTTCTGCGAGGACTGCCTGCGGGACCGCCAGTGCCTGGGCACCGAGCTGTGCAACCCGGTGATCCACCGCTGCGAGTTCATCCCCTGCTTCGGCGGCGACTGCGAGGCCCACGGCGACTGCGCCCTCGGCGAGTTCTGCGTCCAGGGGCTCTGCCGCCTGCCGGCGGGCGACCCCGAGTGCGGGACCGTGCGGGCCTGCGGCAACGACACCGACTGCGAGGCCGACGAGCGCTGCAACGAGCAGACCCTGGTCTGCGAGCTGGACACCGGCTGCTTCAGCGACGGCGCCTGCGCGGCGGGCACCTACTGCGACCTGGGCACCAACACCTGCCGGCAGGCCTGCACCGCCGAGACCGAGCTCGAGATCTGCCCGGACGCCTGGAACTGCGTGAGCGGCCGCTGCGTCGAGTGCTCCGCGGACGCCGACTGCGGCACGGGGCTGACCTGCGATCTGCTGGCCGGCCGCTGCGCCGCCCAGGCCACCTGCTTCACCGACCGCGACTGCGTCCGCCCCCTGGTCTGCAACCGGGCCACCGGCCAGTGCACCGACGAGCCGCCGCCCTGCGTCTCGAACGACGACTGCCTGCCCACCGAGGTCTGTGAGATCCGCTCGGGGCTCTGCGTCGACGCCGAGTGCCTGCCGGACGCCCTCGAGCCCAACGACCTCATCAGCGAGGCCGCCCCGGTCTCGCCCGGGCTGATCTCCAACCTGACCCTCTGCAACCAGGAGGACGACCATTACCTCGTCTCCCTCGGCGCCGGGGACCGGGTCAGCCTGACGGTGAACCCCCCGGCCCTCTCGGGCTCGAACTACTCGGCCCGCGCCTTCGATCCCACCGGCACCAGCGTCATCGCCACCGGCAACCTCCAGCTGGACTTCATCGCCGCGGTCACCGGGGACCACCCCCTCCTGGTGACGGCCACCGACCTGCGGGGCACCTACAGCATCCAGCTCCTCGTCTCCCGGGGCATCCCCTGCGAGGACGACGGCAACGAGCCCAACGACGGCTTCACGGCGGCGACCCTGCTCCAGCCCGGCTCCCTCTTCAACCTGCAGCGCTGCGCCAGCAACGACGACTGGTACGAGGTCCTCCTCGAGCGCGGCCGCAGCGGCACCGTCCGCCTCCAGCACGACCCGCTGGAGGGCGACCTCGACCTCTCGGTCTTCGACTCCGACGGCGTGACCCTCCTGGGCCGCTCGGCCACCGCCGACCCCGAGGAGGTGGTGAACCTCACCACCACCAGCGCCGGGCGGGCCTTCATCCAGGTGACGGGCTCCGCGCGCAGCGAGGCGGCCTACGATCTCGAATGGGTGATCCAATGA
- a CDS encoding choice-of-anchor D domain-containing protein has product MRNLLLASLLCLAPLAAGALACGPDDLGRVRPDLLIEVDRLDFGRLPVLNVGEQVLVVKNRGQAGLEITSLEIGGDDAAFYWVEAQPAEAIPFGNEDEIVVRFRPEEERSYTATLTVATNDETEGTAVITLFGVGDTIAAIEVEPAAIHFGLVGEGLTAVEGFEIRSVGSAPLIVESVELVEGSSIAFIPVGSWGSGTLAAGASIPLSVGFSPSPERPGTTGTIRITSTDPLNRTVEVSLEGEVNHAPTPSCSGEELLGAPGDVITLDGSASSDPDGHEPVTYQWQVEQRPVNSNTDLSDTTGPTTSLELDVPGLWEVGLCVTDALGVPSLDCCRTKIRSVPAEKLYVELVWNHPQTDFDLHFLETGASVGSPGDCYWGNPNPDFGVAGDPADDPYLSRDDLAGFGPEIVTFPDPGPGTYAIVVDFVKDNGAANPSSDVTLRVYEYGIIAAEFTRTMVTDQVLWQVGEVAWPGGEVTAVDQLVAY; this is encoded by the coding sequence ATGCGAAACCTGCTCCTCGCGAGCCTGCTCTGTCTCGCCCCCCTCGCCGCCGGCGCCCTGGCCTGCGGCCCCGACGACCTGGGCCGGGTCCGCCCGGATCTGCTCATCGAGGTCGACCGCCTCGACTTCGGGCGCCTGCCGGTGCTCAACGTCGGCGAGCAGGTGCTGGTGGTGAAGAACCGGGGCCAGGCCGGCCTCGAGATCACCTCCCTGGAGATCGGCGGTGACGACGCCGCCTTCTACTGGGTCGAGGCGCAGCCCGCCGAGGCCATCCCCTTCGGCAACGAGGACGAGATCGTCGTCCGCTTCCGGCCCGAGGAGGAGCGCTCCTACACCGCCACCCTCACCGTCGCGACCAACGACGAGACCGAGGGCACGGCGGTGATCACCCTCTTCGGCGTCGGCGACACCATCGCGGCCATCGAGGTCGAGCCCGCCGCCATCCACTTCGGCCTGGTGGGCGAGGGCCTCACCGCCGTCGAGGGCTTCGAGATCCGCTCGGTGGGCAGCGCCCCCCTGATCGTCGAGTCGGTCGAGCTGGTCGAGGGCTCCTCCATCGCCTTCATCCCGGTGGGCTCCTGGGGCTCGGGCACCCTCGCCGCGGGCGCGAGCATCCCCCTCTCGGTGGGCTTCTCGCCCTCTCCCGAGCGGCCCGGCACCACCGGGACCATCCGCATCACCTCCACCGACCCCCTCAACCGCACCGTCGAGGTCTCGCTGGAGGGGGAGGTCAACCACGCCCCGACCCCCTCATGCTCCGGCGAGGAGCTGCTGGGCGCGCCCGGCGACGTGATCACCCTCGACGGCTCGGCCTCCAGCGACCCGGACGGCCACGAGCCGGTCACCTACCAGTGGCAGGTGGAGCAGCGGCCGGTGAACAGCAACACCGACCTCTCGGACACCACCGGCCCCACCACCTCCCTCGAGCTGGACGTGCCCGGCCTCTGGGAGGTGGGCTTGTGCGTCACCGACGCCCTGGGCGTGCCCTCCCTCGACTGCTGCCGCACCAAGATCCGCTCGGTGCCCGCCGAGAAGCTCTACGTCGAGCTGGTCTGGAACCACCCCCAGACCGACTTCGACCTGCACTTCCTCGAGACCGGCGCCTCGGTGGGCAGCCCCGGCGACTGCTACTGGGGCAACCCGAACCCCGACTTCGGGGTGGCGGGCGACCCCGCGGACGACCCCTACCTCTCCCGGGACGACCTCGCCGGCTTCGGTCCGGAGATCGTGACCTTCCCCGATCCGGGGCCTGGCACCTACGCGATCGTCGTCGACTTCGTGAAGGACAACGGCGCCGCCAACCCCTCGAGCGACGTGACCCTGCGGGTCTACGAGTACGGGATCATCGCCGCCGAGTTCACCCGCACGATGGTGACCGACCAGGTCCTCTGGCAGGTGGGCGAGGTCGCGTGGCCCGGCGGTGAGGTCACCGCCGTCGATCAGCTGGTGGCCTACTGA
- a CDS encoding VWA domain-containing protein: MSHLCHASSGRRLLTALLLAFLAVGGCRCDDPSLSRALPPGAIIDTFAQAEVSRIDILWVIDDSASMTEEQQNLADNLSSFHRFLDEGDVDYQIGVTTTDAVSNAGRLVGSPTLLSPTTPDVFTAFQQNIRVGITGRAQEQGLQAAELALGGQNPGFVREDAHLFVIFVSDEDDHSFGELRYYWRVFEQLKGIGNEDTVSLSAIIGPPNDPVSGEGGGCSSTAGVASPGDRYALLTEETGGIFGSICDASFADTLDALGAKAVGLKRKFFLSYEPDPDTIEVYLHFDCDEIPADLGECGEVQDSCGASRAEDQDFFCTPPEGPNDGWVYESETNSIFFMGSSVPPLKATVEVIYLQPKDPLTR; the protein is encoded by the coding sequence TTGAGCCACCTCTGTCATGCTTCCTCCGGGAGGCGTCTGCTGACCGCCCTCCTCCTCGCCTTCCTGGCGGTGGGGGGCTGCCGCTGCGACGATCCCTCCCTCTCGCGGGCCCTGCCGCCGGGGGCGATCATCGACACCTTCGCCCAGGCCGAGGTCTCCCGCATCGACATCCTCTGGGTGATCGACGACTCGGCCTCGATGACCGAGGAGCAGCAGAACCTGGCGGACAACCTCTCCTCCTTCCACCGCTTCCTCGACGAGGGTGACGTCGACTACCAGATCGGCGTCACCACCACCGACGCGGTGAGCAACGCGGGGAGGCTGGTGGGCAGCCCGACCCTCCTCTCCCCCACCACCCCCGACGTCTTCACCGCCTTCCAGCAGAACATCCGGGTGGGGATCACCGGCCGGGCCCAGGAGCAGGGCCTGCAGGCCGCCGAGCTGGCCCTGGGGGGCCAGAACCCCGGCTTCGTCCGGGAGGACGCCCACCTCTTCGTGATCTTCGTCTCCGACGAGGACGACCACTCCTTCGGAGAGCTGCGCTACTACTGGCGGGTCTTCGAGCAGCTCAAGGGCATCGGCAACGAGGACACCGTGAGCCTCTCGGCGATCATCGGCCCGCCCAACGACCCCGTGAGCGGCGAGGGCGGGGGCTGCTCCTCGACGGCCGGCGTCGCCTCCCCCGGCGACCGCTACGCCCTCCTCACCGAGGAGACCGGCGGGATCTTCGGCTCGATCTGCGACGCCTCCTTCGCCGACACCCTCGACGCCCTCGGCGCGAAGGCGGTCGGCCTCAAGCGGAAGTTCTTCCTCTCCTACGAGCCCGACCCCGACACGATCGAGGTCTACCTCCACTTCGACTGCGACGAGATCCCCGCCGACCTGGGCGAGTGCGGCGAGGTGCAGGACAGCTGCGGCGCCTCCCGCGCCGAGGACCAGGACTTCTTCTGCACGCCGCCCGAGGGCCCCAACGACGGCTGGGTCTACGAGAGCGAGACCAACTCCATCTTCTTCATGGGCTCCTCGGTGCCGCCGCTGAAGGCCACCGTCGAGGTGATCTACCTCCAGCCCAAGGATCCCCTGACCCGCTGA
- the hrcA gene encoding heat-inducible transcriptional repressor HrcA, whose protein sequence is MAPPSPKQARAAGLTRPDLSDRGLEVLRAVVRDYIDSAEPVGSKHLVEGVGLSASPATIRAVMADLEQLGYLAKPHASAGRVPTPKAFRFYVDTFLEAEPLPDAAKVAVRRAYQPPRGSVDELMAQTGRILSRLTHHAAVVAAPLLSRAVYRQIRFVKLREDRVLAILVSESGMVQNRVLVLEEEMSQEELDRATTLLDEHFGALTLTEVRVRLREALARDEAARDALERRAMELAEAAVDGTEERADEDLIVSGQEALLAAPEFATREKLQEVLELIARREQLLRVLEQAEGSQGIQIYIGTESEFGGEDLSLVVTTYQRGGQVLGALGVIGPTRMDYGRVVASVRYTAAHLSRAFDA, encoded by the coding sequence ATGGCACCCCCCTCCCCCAAGCAGGCCCGGGCCGCCGGGCTCACCCGACCCGACCTCTCCGATCGGGGCCTGGAGGTCCTGCGGGCGGTGGTGCGGGACTACATCGACTCGGCCGAGCCGGTGGGCTCGAAGCACCTGGTGGAGGGGGTGGGCCTCTCGGCCTCCCCGGCCACCATCCGGGCGGTGATGGCCGATCTGGAGCAACTGGGCTACCTCGCCAAGCCCCACGCCTCGGCCGGGCGGGTGCCCACCCCCAAGGCCTTCCGCTTCTACGTGGACACCTTCCTGGAGGCCGAGCCCCTGCCCGACGCCGCCAAGGTCGCGGTGCGGCGGGCCTACCAGCCCCCCCGGGGCAGCGTGGACGAGCTGATGGCCCAGACCGGCCGGATCCTCTCCCGCCTGACCCACCACGCCGCGGTGGTGGCCGCCCCCCTCCTCTCCCGGGCGGTCTACCGGCAGATCCGCTTCGTGAAGCTGCGGGAGGACCGGGTGCTGGCCATCCTCGTCTCGGAGAGCGGGATGGTCCAGAACCGGGTGCTCGTCCTCGAGGAGGAGATGAGCCAGGAGGAGCTCGACCGGGCGACCACCCTCCTCGACGAGCACTTCGGGGCCCTGACCCTCACCGAGGTCCGCGTCCGCCTGCGGGAGGCCCTCGCCCGGGACGAGGCCGCCCGGGACGCCCTGGAGCGCCGGGCGATGGAGCTGGCCGAGGCGGCGGTGGACGGCACCGAGGAGCGGGCCGACGAGGACCTCATCGTCTCGGGGCAGGAGGCCCTGCTGGCCGCCCCGGAGTTCGCCACCCGCGAGAAGCTCCAGGAGGTGCTCGAGCTCATCGCCCGGCGGGAGCAGCTCCTGCGGGTCCTCGAGCAGGCCGAGGGCTCCCAGGGCATCCAGATCTACATCGGGACCGAGTCCGAGTTCGGCGGCGAGGACCTCTCCCTGGTGGTCACCACCTACCAGCGCGGGGGCCAGGTGCTCGGCGCCCTGGGTGTGATCGGCCCCACACGCATGGACTACGGTCGCGTGGTAGCTTCGGTGCGGTATACGGCGGCGCACCTCTCGCGCGCCTTCGATGCCTGA
- the grpE gene encoding nucleotide exchange factor GrpE — MTNEPSDLTPPGEGDEQEKATEEEAAPEEGAPEPPPGTFDMDPALAAAMADADAAYAKRKAEASGEVFVDESDDDEGEEIPIEAPSRAPPLPSGAGEGTIRALAQLKETMERLEQVEAEKKQLEERLLRARADLENYKKRAQREVEQERKFANEKLLKELFPVMDNMERAIDATENTTLEAYAQGLEMVEKSFMDALARFGVEKFSCLHEPFDPERMEAMQQMESADHPPGTVVMEYMKGYLLKGRLVRPSMVVVSKAPAGAPLAAEGQPDQDQGGAPSTDEASAAAAGGGVDAGTSDAAGENEGDG; from the coding sequence ATGACCAACGAGCCCAGCGATCTGACGCCGCCCGGCGAGGGCGACGAGCAGGAGAAGGCCACCGAGGAGGAGGCTGCGCCCGAAGAGGGCGCGCCCGAGCCCCCCCCGGGGACCTTCGACATGGACCCCGCCCTGGCCGCCGCCATGGCCGACGCCGACGCCGCCTACGCGAAGCGCAAGGCGGAGGCCTCTGGTGAGGTCTTCGTCGACGAGTCGGACGACGACGAGGGCGAGGAGATCCCGATCGAGGCCCCCTCCCGGGCGCCGCCGCTGCCCTCCGGGGCCGGCGAGGGCACCATCCGGGCCCTCGCCCAGCTCAAGGAGACGATGGAGCGGCTCGAGCAGGTCGAGGCCGAGAAGAAGCAGCTGGAAGAGCGGCTGCTGCGGGCCCGCGCCGATCTCGAGAACTACAAGAAGCGGGCGCAGCGAGAGGTCGAGCAGGAGCGCAAGTTCGCCAACGAGAAGCTCCTCAAGGAGCTCTTCCCGGTCATGGACAACATGGAGCGGGCCATCGACGCCACCGAGAACACCACCCTGGAGGCCTACGCCCAGGGGCTCGAGATGGTGGAGAAGAGCTTCATGGACGCGCTGGCCCGCTTCGGCGTCGAGAAGTTCAGCTGTCTGCACGAGCCCTTCGATCCCGAGCGGATGGAGGCCATGCAGCAGATGGAGTCCGCCGACCACCCTCCGGGGACGGTCGTGATGGAGTACATGAAGGGCTACCTCCTCAAGGGACGGCTGGTCCGCCCCTCCATGGTGGTGGTCTCCAAGGCCCCGGCCGGCGCTCCGCTTGCGGCGGAAGGCCAGCCGGATCAGGATCAGGGGGGGGCGCCTTCGACGGATGAGGCGTCCGCTGCAGCAGCCGGGGGTGGCGTCGATGCGGGGACCAGCGACGCTGCGGGCGAGAACGAAGGTGATGGATGA